The genomic DNA CTATAGAGTTATGAGCCACGGCAGATATTTTCAATTTCGGCGCAGTTGCATCCAATATAACATTATGCACTGTCTGCTTTGCAGTGATCGAGTTTTTCGTTGCCTCTACAGTAATACTCTGGTTGTTGCCAGGCTCAAGAGTTAATCCTGCCAGAGTCCAACGAGAATTTGCGACTGCGGCAGGATAACAGGTAGGACTTGGATTACAAACACTCACTGTATCGGCATCAGTGTCCCCAGCCAAAGACAATGACGCAGTTTTAACATAGTACGGAATAGGATCGACTTTTATGGAAGGCCCATTAACAACATAGCGCACGCTTGCAGATTTGCTATCAGTAGATGTAGATGAATTTTGAGCAACTACCGTTATCTGATTATCTATAAAACTAGGAGTTGCATATGCGACAAGCCCTGACAGATTGCATGACCATGCCGTTCCATTAACTGTTCCCCTAACAACAGGCACACCATTTAAAACACACGAAACAGCAGAACCCGCAGTAACAGTGCCACCAATCGAAACCGATGAGGTATTAACTACATTATATGGAATATCGAGAGTCAGCACAGGAGGAGCGGGCACACTAGTAACTGGAGTAGTCCCACCATCCACACCATAAACAACAACATTACCCTTGCCATTAACAACAATGAGACGCTTACGCATTTGGTCGAATGCAGCATCCACAGGAAGAAACAATTCTCCTTTTGCTGAATCCAAACCATAATCACCAATAAAACCCAAAAATACAGGGCTCGAATTAACATTCGCTACGCCCGCAGGATCTATAACCTGTATGGTACTATTAAATGTATCAGTTACATACATCCGCTTAAGAGTCACACCATCAGCTGCATACTGAAACGTCACCGACTGAGGACTCGAAAAGGACAGAGCCCCGGCAGGACCATTAACACCAATACCACGAACATATGTGCCATCTTTTGCATAAAAACGAACACATTTACCGTCAGGATTACCCAAAACACGTTCATCAACAACCGCAAGTAAACCACTCTGCTTCTCATAAGCTATAAACGTAGGCACGCTAGTAGGAACCCCTAAATATTTACCTGTTCCAACCGGGGCACCCCTCACACTAAACACACTTTTATAAGCGCCATCAAACCCAAACTTATTTACCGTTAGCGCCTTAACATCAACAACATAGATACTACCTGCCGCCCCAACACCATCATCTACCGTAATACCATCAGCGAACCCAAAACTAGCCTCTTGACCAGAGCTATTTTTAAGACGTGTAATCTCAAGACCACTAACAGAATCTATAATAGCCGCAAACGAATGAATATAATCGGCAATGGTGACGGCAAGATTCCCATTAGGCAACTCCACAATCGACTGAGGTATCCCGGCAGTTTTAATCCTTCGCAGCAATACCCCAGAAGCATTATATTTCATAATTCCACTATTACGTGGATCAGAAACGTAAAACCCTCCATCAGCACAAACCGTAATCCTGATTGGAGCCCGCAGCTCAGTAGCAGCTGCCCCCAAAGAACTTGCCCACGTAGGCATTGAAATCGCTGCAGCAGTCATAGGCAGCGAAATAACTGCCACTATCAGCGAGATGACCAGCAATGTTAGTTTAGTTTGAACTCGTGCCGCCATTTTATTTCCTCCGGTTTTATTGGAGATTCGTTACTTGTTATTTTGGTTTCCAGGGTTACAGTATTAACATTAATGCAACATAGATGCCTATAACTTGCAGCCTGCTGGCAGTATTTTCTACTAAGCAGCTTAACAGCATCAATATCCACTCATTCCGTACAGTTAGCAGGCATTTATGTATTGCGTTGGCATTATAGCCAAGTTATTTCAGAAAACCAAACTTTTTCATCCTGTACCTGAAAGCATCAATACCCAGATTTAGTTTTTTTGCAGCCTTAGACTGATTCCAGTCGCAGTTTTCGAGAGCTTGTCGAATCAACTCCTTTTCAACCTCTTCGATATCAACACCTTCTGGTGGCAGCTTAAAGGTGGTTGTTTGCGGAACCGCAGAAGCAGATGATTTTGCTACGATTTCTAACGGTAGATGTTCTAGAAGCAGGGTGTCTTCATTCCCTAAGATTATTGCCCGCTCAATAACATTTTTAAGCTCTCTCACGTTCCCGGGCCAATTGTAGTCTGCCAGCATTTTCTCAGCTAAGCCAGATATCCCTTTTACACACTTATTGAACTCTTTATTGAACACATCGATAAAATGTTGAGCAAGGAGCAGAATGTCATCTTTGCGCTCCCTCAGGGGAGGAAGATATATGGGAATGACTTGCAGGCGGTAGTAAAGGTCATTTCTAAAGTTTTTCTCTTCTATCGCTTTTAGCAGGTCTCTGTTAGTTGCAGAAATAATCCTGACATCAACAGATATCGCTTTAGTACCTCCGATCCTCCTGAAATTTCTATCTTCAAGAAACCGCAGCAGCTTTGCCTGCATCCCAAAATCCATATCACCAATTTCATCAAGAAACACCGTGCCGCCATCGGCCAGTTCAAACAGGCCCTTCTTCGTCACTTTGGCGTCAGTAAAGGACCCCTTTTCGTGGCCGAAAAGCTCACTCTCAAGCAACGTAGCAGGAACAGCGGCACAGTTAATGGCGACAAACGGCTTTTCTGATCGGCTCGAAGCAAAATGCACCCATTTCGCAACTAACTCCTTACCAGTACCAGATTCCCCTTGAATCAGAACGGTGGAAGCTTCGCTTTTAGCAACCTTTTGCATCATATCCAGGACATTCGCCATATGACGACTTTTTCCTATAATATTCGGGGAGCCAAATTTCTTATGCTCACTTCTGAGGCTAGCAACTTCTCGGCGAAGGTCCGAAGTCTCAAGGGCCTTTTTAATGACGATTGCCATTTCTTCCAGATTAAACGGCTTATTTATATAATCATAAGCCCCAAGTCGCATAGCAGTAACTGCCGTTTCAAGGGCTCCCTGTGCCGTCACCATGATCACAACGATATCTTCGTCATTTTCTTTTATTTTTTCGAGGACTTGAATCCCGTTCAACCCAGGGAGCTGCACATCGAGAAGAACAAGATCAGGCTGCTCTTCACGGGCTATTCTTAAGGCATCCTCACCAGTCCCAGCGGTCAACACGTCATAACCCTGTTTTTTAAGATTTTGCTCAAGGGACCAGCGAATCAGGTGCTCGTCATCGACAACGAGGATACGTGTTTTTTTCATTGCAGCTCCTTTACATCTTGAATCGCGACCGGTGGCAGCCCATTATCATTGCGCAAATCCGTTTTCAGGACCCCCGGGAGATCGATTATGAATTTAGTTCCCTTGCCACACTCGCTTGTCACATTAAGTACACCATTGTGCTGACTAACAATCTTGTGACAAATTGCCAGTCCTAATCCTGTTCCTTGTGCTTTGGTAGTAAAAAACGGGGTGAACAGCTTTTCCAGAACTTGGTCCGGAATTCCTTCACCGGTATCGGCAATAGTAATGTGAACAAAGAGCTTACCCTCAACCTCTGACTGCTCGGTTACCAAGGTCAATTCGCCCCCCCCCGGCATTGCCTGAAAGGCATTGAGAATAAGATTGAGAAAAACCTGCTGCATCTGCTTTGGGTCAACATAAACGTAAGGGAGATCTTCGGCAATCAGGAGTTTCTTATCTATATGTTTGCCTCCTTTATACTGGGAAGCAAAAACCAACGTCTTATTCAAAATCGCATTTATGTCAGCGTAAACAAATTCAGGGGGAGAAGGCTTCCCGAAAAACAACATATCATTTACTGTCTTATCAAGTCGCTTAACCTGATCAAGAACCTCGTTCAGAATATCAGCACGAGGGTCTGCTTTGTCAAAATCCTCCTTGATAATGCTTATTGCTGCGGCTATCCCGGTAAGAGGGTTCTTTATTTCATGGGCAATTCCTGCCGCCATCTCCCCAACCGAAGCCAAGCGATCGGCTCGCTCCATCTGTTGGAAGTGAAACTGCTCCAATTCCTTCTTGGCGATATCGAGACGGTCAACCATTGAGTCAAAGCTCTTAGCCAACTGCCCCACTTCATCCTTGCCAATATAGTGCATGCGAACGGTAAGATCGCCCCTCTCAACTTTCTCCATATTGTTTACGAGCAGGTTTAAAGGCTTGCGTACGAACTTTAGCAACACCATAGATATGGCGATTGAGAGGAAAGAGATTATTGCAGCGGTCGAAATAAAAAAGAGCTTGGTCGCCTCCAGCATCCGTTTCTGTGTCTCTGAAAGCGAATAGTTGACATTAAGCACGCCGATGACTCTTGCCTTATGACCGTGACAGGCATGGCAGGGTTCTTCATTGTAAATGGGCTTTATCATCTTGAGAAGGTCGCCAACCCCATCGACTGTATAAACCCCTTCTTTCTTATTATGCACAAAAAGATTGTAGTCCGAGCGATCAACCGGCTTGCCCACTTCCATCGGGTGGGAAGAACGCAGGACAATACCATGGGGATGAAAGATTCTAACGCTGGTCAGCTTTGGGTTTTGTCCTACCATTTCGAGAATTACCTGGACATCTTCAGTATTCCCGATGCGCATGGAGTTATAAATACTGGCTTCAACAGTACGCAACAGCAGATCCGTGTTTTCTCGTGCAGAATTAATAAGTTGCGTCTGCTCTTTTCTGAGATTCAAAAAAGCAAAAAAACTTATGCCAAAGGCCAGCAAAGTAATCGATATGCATATGACCCTGGTTGTCAGGCTACGAAATATCAACCATGCTCCTTTAAAACAAAAGATTTAAGGTAAGAGTGAATAAAAGCTGGGCAACTTATTAAATGACTGAACAACACAGTCAAAGAATTGATCATTTCAAAAATGGAGATTTCGGCATTTCTACTTTCAGTGATCCCTGCTGTGGGGACAACCCATAGACAAACTGCCAATCACTGTATTTGGTCTTGCCCTCGAACGCCTTGTAATCCTCAGAAAACCCTGACTGTTTCAAAGGAGCCTCATCACTCTTGCTTTTTACACCGATAACGCCGGTAAAGGGTTTACTTTTACCGGTGCTATCTTTAACTGGACCGTTAATGACTTCCCAATCTTTACCGGTCACAGGATCAATGTAGAGCTGCCTAAGCCACCGCGTTGTTGTCAGCTCGCGCGGGTCCTTGAGCAGGTCTTTCAACTCACGGAGTCCTGTCGGAGGGTGTCTCGTCCCGCCACTTCCGTTTTTGGGATCATCGTAGTACCGCGTGATGGCAGCCCTGATCTGTGATCCCCTGAAAAACAGCTCTTCCTCTCGCTCTCGCTTCATAAGAGCGGTCCAGCTCTGACCGACCATGCCCAGCATTATCCCCATGATCATAATTGCGAACAGTGCGGCCAGGTAGGTAAATCCCCCGCAATATTTACGGGTAAAATAGGACATTACTTCCTCTTGAGAGCTTCCCGCGCCGCACCAGCAAGATCGTCAGCGGTAAGCTCAAAATATTTGAGCAATTCTTCCGCCTTTCCTGAGGTGCCGAAACGGTCCTTGACCCCCAGGCGGTGAACAGGAACCGGGCAATGCTCGGATAACAGCTCAGCAACAGCGCCCCCCAGACCGCCGATAATCGAATGCTCTTCGGCAGTTATTATCAACTGGGTCTCTTTGGCCGCCTTGACCAGAATATCTTGGTCAAGAGGCTTGACGGTCCCGATATGAACGACTCTGGCCGAGATGCCCTCTGACTTAAGTGCCTCTGCAGCCTTCACCGCAGCCGAAGTCATCAAACCGGTCGTCACAAAGGTCAGATCACTGCCGGTAACCAGTTCACTCCCTTTGCCAATAGCAAAGGAATAGTCTTTCGGGAAAACAGTCGGAACCTTGTTGCGCCCGAGTCGGACATATACCGGCCCCTTGTAATCAGCAATGGCCTTAATGGCGGCCTTTGTTTCTACGCCGTCTGCAGGGACGATCACCGTCATGTTAGGGATTGCCCGCATAATTGCGATATCTTCCACCGACTGATGCGACCCACCGTCTTCACCGACAGTCACACCACCGTGCGTTGCAACGACTTTCACGTTTGCTTTCGGGTAGGCAACTGACTGGCGAATCTGCTCCCAAGCTCTGCCGGAAGCAAAAATAGCAAAGGTTGAAACAAAAGGAATCTTGCCAATTGCAGCTAGCCCGGCAGCAGTGACAACCATATTTGCCTCGGCAATCCCCATATTGAAAAAACGGTCCGGAAATTTTTTGCCAAATACAGCTGTTTTAGTCGATCCGGAAAGGTCGGCATCCAGAACCACTATTCGTTCATTGTCCTGCCCGAGTTCGGCAAGAACCTCTCCGTAGGCATCCCTGGTGGCCATCATATCGCTCATATTGATAAACATCCTTTCAATTAACGTGGAAAAAAGCGGCGTTCCAACCGACGGTAACCAGGGCTCGCTACAGATTGCACTGTTCACCGAGGCACTCAAGTGCCCTCGGCAGCTCGTCATCGCTAGGAGTCACACCATGGTAAGACGCCTTGTTTTCGAAGAAAGACACTCCTTTGCCCTTTACTGTCCGGGCAACAATCACTGTCGGCTTTCCGGTCAGGCTCTTTGCCTGCTCAAAGGCATCTATGATGGCTCCGATATCGTGACCATCGATTTCAATAGTGTGCCAGCCAAAAGCACGGAATTTGTCAGCAATCGGTGCGACCGCCATTACACGATCGACCTCACCATCAATTTGCAACCCGTTGGCATCTACTATTGCGCACAGGTTGTCCAACTTGTAATGGGCGGCAGCCATTGCAGCTTCCCATACCTGCCCTTCCTGCAGCTCACCATCACCCAGAACGGCGTAGACGTGATTAGGTTTACCGTCGAGCTTAAGCCCCATTGCCATACCGTTGGCTAATGAAAGCCCCTGGCCCAAAGATCCTGTGCACACCTCTACACCTGGGGTAACCTTGCTGTCCGGGTGACCCTGGAGATGACTCCCCAGGCGACGGAGCATCATCAAATCTTCTTTTGGGAAATAACCCGCCTCGGCAAGGGCAACGTACTGCGCCGGAGCGGCATGCCCTTTACTCAAAACAAAGCGGTCACGGCCATCCCACTGAGGATTTGCAGAGTCATGGCGCATGGTGTGAAAATAAAGAACCGTGATAATGTCGATTGCCGACAGAGAACCACCGGTATGGCCAGACTGGGATTTGTGCAGGGTCTTGATTATGGAAACACGCAGAGAGCGCGCCTTATCCTCAAGTTTTGCAATGGTTTCTTTCACGGGGAAACAGTCCTTTCTTGAGAAATCTTATTTTTGAGGTATTGCAACAAATCCTTGAGGGGGGATAGCATGGCATCCATGGCCAACCGCTTATCCCTTGAGAGTTGCTATCCGATCGTCAAATTCTCCATTTTTTAGACTGCGAAGCATCTCCTTGTGCTGATCCTTCATCAGATCCTCAACCACCTTGTCCAGGTGATCAATCTTAATTATGTCGGCATAGCTGGTTTTTTTCGATGCCAGAATTGTCCCTTCGCAGTAAAGCAAGGTCGTAATCTGGGGGTTGGCTGTACCGCTGTCCTCAGTCTGCACGTGATAGACAACGCCTTTATACATGACATTATGATTAAACCCTACGACCATAGCTTTATACCATCCGCCTATACAGTCCGCCAAATCGCGTAGGGGCTAACGTATCATACCCACAGCACAGTTGCAATATTCTAAAACCGATCAGGGGTTTGCCAGCAACTCCTTAATTCTTGATACGGCCTCCATGGCATCCCTGGCGTAGAGATCGGCACCGATGCTATCAGCATACTCCTGGGTAACCACCGCCCCGCCAACCATAGAAAAGGTTTTGACCCCAGCGGACTTCAAGCGTTCGATCACATGTTCCATTTCAGACATAGTCGTGGTCATAAGTGCCGAGAGCCCCACGGCATCAACCTTGAGCTCCGTAGCCTGTTGCACGATCCGCTCTGCAGGGACATTCTTGCCAAGATCGATCACCTCGAAGCCATGGTTTTCGAGCAGAGTGCAGACGATGTTCTTACCGATATCGTGAATATCGCCCTCTACCGTAGCCATCAGAATCCGCCCTTTGCTCTCCATTGCGACGCCGTGCATTGCCTGCTTGAGGCGGGCAAAAGCCGCCTGCATGGTTTCTGCAGAGCGCATTACCTGGGGAAGAAAAACCTGATTCTTTTCGAATCGTCTCCCTACCTCTTCAAGGCCGGGCAGCAACCCTTCGTTGCTCACCTGTATGGGACTGAGACCATCAGCAAGCGCTTCCTCAACAAGCGAAACGATCTGGTCGCGATCGCCATCAATAATTGCCGATGCCAGACGTCCACGAACATCCGCTGGCAAGGCAGCAGCGGCTATCGGTTGCACCGCATTCGCAAGCCCCTTGTATGCCTCGATATATGCCGACGAATTTTCGTCCCGATTCAGCAGCACCATTGCCGAGCGGAAGGCATCCATCATCTGGCATTCCTTCGGGTTTATGATGGCTGCATCAAGCCCTGCAGCCATTGCCATTGCAAAGAATACAGAAGAGATTACCGGTCGTGACGGCAGGCCGAACGAGATATTGCTTACCCCCAGAACCGTATTAACACCCAGGGTCTCCTTTACCATACGCAAGGCCCGGAGGGTTTCCATAGCCCGCTTCTGCTCGGCGCTTACTGTCAGGGTCAGGGAATCAATCATAATGTTTTTACGTGGTATCCCGGCCTCGGCTGCAGCGTGCACGATCCTGCCGGCAACCGCCAGCCGGTCTTCGGCTGTTTCCGGGATGCCCTGCTCATCGAGAGCGAGCCCAATGACTGCAGCCCCGTATTTCTTGACAAGAGGAAGCACCCGGGCAAGACTCTTCGCCTCTCCGGAAACCGAATTCACCAGAACCTTGCCTTCAGCGGCCTTGAGCCCGGCTTCGAGCGCCTCAGGGCTGGATGAATCAAGAACCAGAGGGGTCTGAACAGCTCCGCTCAGGCAGAATACTGCCCTCTCCATGGCAGCCGCCTCATCAATGCCTGGAGTTCCGACATTGACGTCCAGCAGGGTCGCGCCGGCCAAAACCTGCTCAGATGCCTCCTTGCGAATATAGGAGACCTTACCCTCGCGGAGTTCGGCAGCAAACCCCTTTTTGCCGGTGGGATTGATCCGCTCACCGATGACAGCAACCTGATTACCTCCGCCGACTGGGACAAAACCGGTCCGACTCGACAGAAACGTCACTCCTTTGGTCGCGCTGGTCCGGCAAAAACTCTGGGCCTTATCCTGCAGGGCATCACGCATCGCCTTGATGTGAGCAGGGGTTGTCCCGCAGCAGCCGCCGATGATCCTTACACCAAGAGTCAAAAAGCGTTCATGGTAGAAAGTCATCTCCTCAGGAGAGGCAGGGAACAGGGTAACGCCGTCTTTGAGCTGCGGCAGTCCAGCATTTGCCTGGGCGATAAGCGGGAGATCCGTGACCCGGCGCATGGCAGCAAGGATTTCATAAATCCCTTCAACGCCCAGCCCGCAGTTCGAACCGATGATATCTGCGCCAACCGCTTCCAGGGTTATTGCTGCGGCCTCAGGCGAGCTTCCCAGTACGCTCCGGCCATTATCATCAAAGGTCATCATGGCAATAATCGGAATGGTCGCAGAAACCTCGCGTATAGCAATAACCGCAGCGCGAAGCTCCTTTATATCAAGGAAGGTCTCCAGTGTTACCAGATCGGCGCCAGCCTCGATCAAAACTGACGCCTGTTCGTGGAAAACGTCCTTCATCTGGTCGAAGGACATGTCGCCTACCGGCTCGACAAAACGTCCGGTAGGCCCCATCGACGCTGCGACATAAGCGCTATCCCCGGCCACCTTCCGGGCAATCTGTACTGCAGCCTGATTGATCTCAGCAAGGCGGTCACAAAGCCCGTAGTGAGACAGTTTTTCGCGGCTCCCCCCGAATGTGTTGGTTACCAGGACATCCGCGCCAGCCTCAAGGTATTCGCGGTGAACGGCAGCAACAACTTCCGGCATTACAAGATTCATCTCTTCCGGAGACTGTCCTGGCTTCAGTCCCCTTTCCTGGAGCATGGTTCCCATGGCTCCGTCCAGAACGAGAACCCTGTCATTAATCGCCTTGAGCAGTGAAGGCTTCATGGCTGCCTCCTTTGAGGTGTCGGTGTAACAGCTGGATAGTCAACCTTCTTTTCGTAAGTGTAATCAGGATCAAGGGGTTCGCGAAGGTCAAGGTGCCCCTTCAGGGTCTCCAACGGTTTCCCGTCTACCAGAAACCTGACTTTCTTAACCTGGGCAAGATTAAAAGCCAGCGAGTCAACCACAGAATAAACTGCAGACATTTCGGCTTCAGACCCTGCAACCAGCCCTTCCTGCAACTCTCTGCTAAAATCAATGGTCAGCGTGCCCCCGGAGAGACTGACCCCATGAAACATGGTGGTTTCCGGCAATGTCGGCGAGAGATCACCGATAGGCCCGTTGATGAGCTCACTCAGAATATCCTCAGAGCACTCTTCCACGCCTGAGCATGGTTCAACCACTCGGGACTCCCTCAACAGCCCACCACCTTCCGGTGCAGCAAAAAAGAGCGTCACCGTCTTAACTCCCTGTTCAGGGGCAGACTGGGGAGGCGGTTGCTTGGGCAGGGGCTCCCGACCCGCATATTTCCTGAGGAACAGGCCTCCCAGAATGACCGCCAGGATAATGATCCCGACGAGTACCGACGTGCTGACTTTCCTCGGTGCCCTATTCTCCGTCATCGCCGCCATCTCCCACTTGAATTGCCTGCTCAAGGTTTACCTGATAAACATCCCCCAGGTCCCCCCCCAGAAAACGGTTGCCGACCCTGATGAACCCGGCAGGAACATCGGTGACAAAGTAGTGGTGATTCCCTTTTTCCGCAACTGGCCGGAGAAGGTCATGATCAGCCAGGATCCCGGCCACGGTACGTGCCGTCTCTTCGGCGGAATCAACCAGTACGACATCGCTCCCCATAACCTCTTCTATAACCCCTTTCAGCAAGGGATAATGGGTACAGCCCAAAACCAGGGTATCAACGCCATCTTCCCGCAACCCTTCAAGGTAACTCCGGGCGGTCAACCTGGCGACCTCGTTATCAACCCAGCCTTCTTCAGCAAGCGGCACAAAAAGAGGACAGGCGCGCGTAACCACCTGGACATCTGAGGAAAGCCTTTTGATTGCCTTTGTATAGGCACTGCTCTTGACCGTCCCTTCAGTGCCGATAACCGCAACCTTCCCCGTCTTGGTCACCGAGACGGCACGCCTTGCCCCAGGCTCAATAACACCAACTATCGGTATGGAGAAGGCCTCATTGAGCGAGTCGAGCGCCACGGCAGATGCGGTGTTGCAGGCCACCACCAGAAGCTTTATATCACGCCCCACCAGGAATTCGGTAATCTGGCGAGCATATCTGATCACGGTCTCCGGAGACTTGGTCCCATAAGGAACCCTGGCAGTATCCCCAAGATATATGGTGTCTTCCTGCGGCAAAGCCTTCACAATCTCCTTAAGGACTGTAAGCCCGCCGACACCCGAATCGAAAATTCCGATTGCCTTCCACGACATGCTTTATCTGTCTCCCCAACACACTGAAAATCAACCGATTGCCGCGAAAAATAAAATAGAAATCATATGATAGCTCCAGAATCAAGTCAAGGCATTTACAAAACATACAAATATGCTACTCTTGCGTGAATATCAGGCTAAAAGCATGGATATATAAATCGATACGCCCCCCACAGTATTGGAGGCTCAATGGAAAAAGAGGAATTACTGAGAAAAACCGAGCAGGCAGTCTCGCCGTTCGAGACCGAAAATATCGTAAACTTCATCAAAGACCTGACATTTAAATCTGCCATGGAGAATCCGTGGATAATCGGCTTTTTCATGGTTATTTTCTTTTACGCTGTAATAAAACGATCCAAGCCGGTACTGCTCTTCCTTTTCGCCGCCATAGCAATCATGTTCCTCGTACGCTTTACCTTGCAAGGAGCAGAAGGTAATGAACTGACACTAAGTTCAACCCTTCCTTTTGCCTTCGGTGGACTGGCGATCGGCGGAGTGCTTATCTACTTCAGCTTTATCAAGGGTGACTGACAACAATTTTTCAGGAGTGATTGATGAAATTAAGAAAACAAGACTGGATTTTCATCGGTATTGCCGCGGTGGTGCTGGCAATATTCCTAGCAATTTCGGGAGAGGAAAAGACCCACAAGGTCCCCTTGGACGATAAACACAAACCGTTTTACGAAATTGTCAAACAGAGCGGCAAAATGGAAGCTGACAAGGGTTGCCCTACCTGTCACAACGAACAGGGCGGCGTCCCTTTTCCGCCAAAGCATCCGTTAAAACCCAAAGACGGCCCGATGAGGTGCCTCTTCTGCCATAAGCTGCAGAAAAAGTGAGCTCCCCTTCAGGGGTTATAGTCAGCCATGACAACATTAAACCTGACCGGTGCACTGGATAGACTGGTTGTCGATATAGTTGCAAAAACAGACGAACTGTCGCACATCTGCCCCTCAAAGCTTATGATCTGCCTTTCTGCAACCCGTAGCGGAGGGATCCATGGCGTCTATGCCAAGATCCACCCCTTGCGGTTTGCTGGCGGAGCATTGACACGTCAGGTGCGCCGCGGCAGAAAGACCTACACCTGCTGCCACGAGCCACTTGATTACAAGGGAGAGGAGATGCTGTACGTCATTTACTTCCTCTTCCCCCGGTTTTTCGACCTGCCGTTTCGCGAAAAGCTGATCACCATCTTCCATGAGCTCTACCACATATCGCCGGAATTTGACGGGGACATCCGCCGCTTCCCTGGCAGAAACTATGCTCATGGCAGCTCTACCCGCAAATTCAATGAATTTATGGGAACCTTGGCCGACCGCTACCTGGAACAGATGTCTGACCAAGAGCTTGTTGATTTCCTTAAAGTCGACGTCTCGTTACTGCGCACCAGGCATAGGGCGCTTGTCGGCAGAAAGCTCAAGGCTCCCAGAATCAGAATTGCCGCAAATTGAAGAGCTACAGATCCCCAGTGAGCTCCTGCAACAGGTAGAGCTTGGGG from Geoanaerobacter pelophilus includes the following:
- a CDS encoding GerMN domain-containing protein; this encodes MTENRAPRKVSTSVLVGIIILAVILGGLFLRKYAGREPLPKQPPPQSAPEQGVKTVTLFFAAPEGGGLLRESRVVEPCSGVEECSEDILSELINGPIGDLSPTLPETTMFHGVSLSGGTLTIDFSRELQEGLVAGSEAEMSAVYSVVDSLAFNLAQVKKVRFLVDGKPLETLKGHLDLREPLDPDYTYEKKVDYPAVTPTPQRRQP
- the murI gene encoding glutamate racemase; the encoded protein is MSWKAIGIFDSGVGGLTVLKEIVKALPQEDTIYLGDTARVPYGTKSPETVIRYARQITEFLVGRDIKLLVVACNTASAVALDSLNEAFSIPIVGVIEPGARRAVSVTKTGKVAVIGTEGTVKSSAYTKAIKRLSSDVQVVTRACPLFVPLAEEGWVDNEVARLTARSYLEGLREDGVDTLVLGCTHYPLLKGVIEEVMGSDVVLVDSAEETARTVAGILADHDLLRPVAEKGNHHYFVTDVPAGFIRVGNRFLGGDLGDVYQVNLEQAIQVGDGGDDGE
- a CDS encoding cytochrome C gives rise to the protein MKLRKQDWIFIGIAAVVLAIFLAISGEEKTHKVPLDDKHKPFYEIVKQSGKMEADKGCPTCHNEQGGVPFPPKHPLKPKDGPMRCLFCHKLQKK
- a CDS encoding putative metallopeptidase, with product MTTLNLTGALDRLVVDIVAKTDELSHICPSKLMICLSATRSGGIHGVYAKIHPLRFAGGALTRQVRRGRKTYTCCHEPLDYKGEEMLYVIYFLFPRFFDLPFREKLITIFHELYHISPEFDGDIRRFPGRNYAHGSSTRKFNEFMGTLADRYLEQMSDQELVDFLKVDVSLLRTRHRALVGRKLKAPRIRIAAN